The DNA region AGGGAGATACGTTAACCTATTCACAAACCACCGCGCTGCAAATTTATAATAAAGCGTTTGCTCACACAGATGCGTCAGTATTGCAACGGGTGAAAAACTAATAACCCCCCATACATTTTTCCTAGTGTTATCGCTAACCATGGAAACAAAAAAGCCCTGATATTTACTGGTTTAGTTAAAAGTAAATCAGGGCTTTTTTTTATTTAATGTTGATGTTTCTATCTCGCAGATCGTACATATCGGGTGTGGTATGCACCCCACCGGCAAAGCCTGCTTTTTCTAATGTTTCTCGAACTTGTTTTACATCTTCTGCAGAGACCACAATGTCTCTTGCCCCTAAATGGTAGCGAACAAAGGTGATCAGCTCGGCGAGTTTCTGATCCGATAACACGTCTTCAAAACTTGCCATCGGCATAAAGTTTTTATCTTCAACCAAATAGGTAGGAGCTAAGCCGCGCACAGCAACCGCAATGGTATTGAAAGGGTCACGATGCATAATGATACCGTTATTCAATAACGCAGGAGCAATGGGATCACGCCCTTTACCATCTTCCCCATGGCATGCGCCACAGGTTTGTTGGTAGACGGAATAAATGTCGGTATTATAGGCGCTTTCATCAAAGCCTTTGGCCTTGAGTACTTTAGCCTCTGGGTCAATGAAATTATTGTTGTCCCCTTGAATGAGGTAGTAGGCCATGGCTTCTACATCATCACGAGACATCAAGCTGAGACTATTTTTAACCACATCGGCCATGCCAGCAAAGGCGGTGCCCTTATCTGAGTGTCCGGTATGTAAAAAGTCGCTTAAAACGTCAGTGTCCCAACCATCGATATACAGCTCATTGGCAGTAATATCTGGCGCATTCCATCCATCAATGATGTTACCTTGGAATATGCGATCACTGATGATGGCTTGGGCGAGGTTACGTGGTGAGTGACATTCAGAGCAATGGCCTAATCCTGCAACCAAATACTTACCTTGTTGCCATTTTTCAACCTCTTGCACGCTCTCTTTTATCTGTGCGGGCACGTCATAAGATAGTGGGCTAGTGTCCATAAACACCACATTCCAGCCAAATAAACCTAAACGAATATTGGAAGGAAATAGCATACTGTTGTCATTATTACGCCTTGCGACAGCGGTGATGGATTGTAAATATTGCCACATATCCTGCATATCTTGTTCTTTGACATACTGATAAGAGGTGTAGGGCATTGCTGGATATAAATAACCATGGCGTCCTTTGCCATCCACCAGTGCGGCTTTAAAGTCCTGATAATTATATTGGCCAATGCCTTCACTGGCATGAGGGGTAATATTGGTGGAGTAGACAGTACCAAATGGCGTCACAAAAGGCAGTCCACCGGCAAAAGGTTCACCACCTTCTGCGCTATGACATGCCACGCAATCTCCAGCATGAGCTAAATACTCTCCTCGTTGGATGGCATCACTATCAAGACCGGCCAGTTTGATATCTTGGTCTAGACGATCACGGGTGAGCATAGCACCAATGGCTAAAATTTCGTTGTGCGTTAACTGACTGGCAAAAGCGGGCATGACGTTATTTAGACCAAAACGTATGCTGTGCTGG from Vibrio rarus includes:
- a CDS encoding c-type cytochrome; the protein is MSHFWNLWAVTCIVIFLLLMVSIIIKYWRKNHEANASKSLATFDGIDENDAPPPKILFVGYFIAFCLAVGFLVLYPGLGNWQGLVDWQQSDDKLSSPVTSLDEQFAKVTDTSLTHLADNKAITDSGRILFQTHCAACHRDNAQGQKHFPNLIDNDWLYGGTDEAILHSIEKGRNGAMAGYNEILNDDEIAKLSYFLASLNQRHTDVPPVKVELGKHLFTQYCSACHGDGSVANPEIGVPILSDDIWLHGGSIEEIQHSIRFGLNNVMPAFASQLTHNEILAIGAMLTRDRLDQDIKLAGLDSDAIQRGEYLAHAGDCVACHSAEGGEPFAGGLPFVTPFGTVYSTNITPHASEGIGQYNYQDFKAALVDGKGRHGYLYPAMPYTSYQYVKEQDMQDMWQYLQSITAVARRNNDNSMLFPSNIRLGLFGWNVVFMDTSPLSYDVPAQIKESVQEVEKWQQGKYLVAGLGHCSECHSPRNLAQAIISDRIFQGNIIDGWNAPDITANELYIDGWDTDVLSDFLHTGHSDKGTAFAGMADVVKNSLSLMSRDDVEAMAYYLIQGDNNNFIDPEAKVLKAKGFDESAYNTDIYSVYQQTCGACHGEDGKGRDPIAPALLNNGIIMHRDPFNTIAVAVRGLAPTYLVEDKNFMPMASFEDVLSDQKLAELITFVRYHLGARDIVVSAEDVKQVRETLEKAGFAGGVHTTPDMYDLRDRNINIK